A single Fusobacterium hominis DNA region contains:
- the rlmN gene encoding 23S rRNA (adenine(2503)-C(2))-methyltransferase RlmN has translation MMLEKINLLNLNEKELGELVVSLGMKKFYGKQIFNWLHKKIVRDLNDITNLSLKDRELLSEKAYIPLFNLLKHQVSKIDKTEKFLFQLEDGNTIETVLLRHKDKRNTLCISSQVGCPVKCLFCATGQGGFVRNLNVSEIINQVYTVERRLVKQGTNLNNIVFMGMGEPLLNLSNVSKALEILSNENGINISKRKITISTCGIVPSIEKILLEKIPIELAISLHSAINDKRDQLIPVNKKYPLEDLHTVLQEYQRQTKRRITFEYILINNFNVSENDANALADFVHDFDHVVNIIPCNPVEGTDLERPSDKKIDRFVNFLETVRKVNVTIRREKGTDIDGACGQLRQKTPKKPISK, from the coding sequence ATAATGTTAGAAAAAATAAATTTACTTAATTTAAATGAAAAAGAACTTGGGGAACTTGTTGTTTCTTTAGGAATGAAAAAATTCTATGGAAAACAAATCTTCAATTGGTTACATAAAAAAATAGTAAGAGATCTAAATGATATTACAAATCTTTCTTTAAAAGATAGAGAACTTCTTTCTGAAAAAGCATATATTCCGCTATTTAACTTACTAAAACACCAAGTATCTAAAATTGATAAAACAGAAAAATTTCTATTTCAACTTGAAGATGGTAATACAATAGAAACTGTTTTATTAAGACATAAAGATAAAAGAAATACACTTTGTATCTCATCTCAAGTGGGATGCCCTGTAAAATGTTTATTTTGTGCAACAGGACAAGGTGGATTTGTTAGAAATCTTAATGTAAGTGAGATTATAAACCAAGTTTATACAGTTGAAAGAAGACTTGTAAAACAAGGTACTAATCTAAATAATATTGTTTTTATGGGAATGGGAGAACCTTTACTAAATCTTTCAAATGTATCTAAAGCATTAGAAATTCTTTCAAATGAAAATGGTATTAATATATCAAAAAGAAAAATTACTATTTCTACTTGTGGAATAGTTCCAAGCATTGAAAAAATTCTTCTTGAAAAAATACCTATTGAACTTGCAATTTCTCTACACAGTGCAATAAATGATAAAAGAGATCAACTAATTCCTGTAAACAAAAAATATCCATTAGAAGACTTACATACTGTATTACAAGAATATCAAAGACAAACTAAAAGAAGAATTACATTTGAATATATATTAATAAATAATTTCAATGTTTCAGAAAATGATGCAAATGCACTTGCTGACTTTGTACATGATTTTGACCATGTTGTAAATATTATTCCGTGTAATCCTGTTGAAGGAACAGATTTAGAAAGACCTTCTGATAAAAAAATTGATAGATTTGTCAATTTCCTTGAAACAGTAAGAAAAGTTAATGTCACAATAAGACGTGAAAAAGGAACTGACATTGATGGTGCTTGTGGACAATTGAGACAAAAAACTCCTAAAAAACCAATATCTAAATAA
- a CDS encoding alanyl-tRNA editing protein, whose amino-acid sequence MKVNVLNCEKIKNRYQVTINPHVFYIDGKGGQLGDRGKIGQADVIEVNENYVFTNQNLEPGEYSYSIDMTRREDIAQQHTAQHTFSAVAFNDYDFNTVGFRMADEYTTVDLDSNTITDETIEQIEKKVNDIINQGIDIKIYTVNHDEAFSIEGLRKPIKEKITGDIRFVEIPHIDIGACAGFHVNNTREMRLFKIINHEKIKGNFTRFYFLAGNRALNDYSYKHMLTRELCHTFSCTENNILDMVDKMNSSKLEAENSLKHLAIEYSSLLAKDVINNALSIKNYKLVIYSGNKLVGDNLHKLIADDNFVVVTSNELNHAITSKTINCKELIGYISQKKDIKGGGNQIRGNFKGNITSEEIEKYIIEYINTL is encoded by the coding sequence ATGAAAGTTAATGTTTTAAATTGTGAAAAAATTAAAAATAGATATCAAGTAACAATCAATCCACATGTATTTTATATAGATGGTAAAGGTGGACAATTAGGAGATAGAGGTAAAATAGGTCAAGCTGATGTAATTGAAGTTAATGAAAACTATGTATTTACAAATCAAAATCTTGAACCTGGTGAATATTCTTATTCAATTGATATGACTAGAAGAGAAGATATTGCTCAACAACATACTGCTCAACATACTTTTTCAGCTGTAGCATTTAATGACTATGATTTTAATACTGTTGGATTTAGAATGGCTGATGAATATACAACAGTAGATCTTGATTCAAACACTATTACAGATGAAACAATAGAACAAATTGAAAAAAAAGTAAATGATATTATAAATCAAGGAATAGATATTAAAATATATACTGTAAATCATGATGAAGCTTTCTCTATTGAAGGTTTACGTAAGCCTATAAAAGAAAAAATAACTGGTGATATAAGATTTGTTGAAATTCCACATATTGATATCGGAGCTTGTGCAGGATTTCATGTAAATAATACAAGGGAAATGAGATTATTTAAAATAATAAATCATGAAAAAATTAAAGGTAATTTTACTAGATTTTATTTCTTAGCTGGTAATAGAGCTCTAAATGACTATTCATATAAACATATGTTAACTAGAGAATTATGCCATACTTTTAGTTGCACTGAAAATAATATATTAGATATGGTTGACAAAATGAATTCGTCAAAATTAGAAGCTGAAAACAGTTTAAAACATCTAGCTATTGAGTATAGCTCACTTCTAGCAAAAGATGTTATAAATAATGCTCTTTCAATTAAAAACTATAAATTAGTTATATACAGTGGCAATAAATTAGTAGGTGATAATCTTCATAAACTTATAGCAGATGATAATTTTGTAGTTGTTACAAGTAATGAATTAAATCATGCAATAACTTCTAAAACTATAAATTGTAAAGAGCTAATTGGATATATTTCACAAAAAAAAGATATTAAAGGTGGTGGAAACCAAATAAGAGGTAATTTCAAAGGAAATATTACTAGTGAAGAGATTGAAAAATACATAATAGAGTATATAAACACTTTATAA
- a CDS encoding RluA family pseudouridine synthase, with translation MGKNNTEFKVDKNIELMKFLMEKMPQNSRNSIKSMLTHKRVMVGEEVVSQYNYMLKEGQVVSIGKSRVHKQDLKGVTILYEDNDILVVEKDKGILSVATAKEKDNTAYTILKNYLKEVDPKNKIFVVHRLDRDTSGVMLFAKTPKAQDILQTNWNEMVKERTYVALVEGAMEKETDTIVSYIAENKAYVSYSTTNENEGKKAVSTYKVLKKNKNYSLVEVNIETGRKNQIRVHMQDIGHSVVGDKKYGATKNPIKRLGLHAHSIVFVHPITKEVFSFTSKIPNEFLSLFR, from the coding sequence ATGGGAAAAAATAATACAGAGTTTAAAGTTGATAAAAATATAGAGTTGATGAAGTTTTTAATGGAAAAAATGCCACAAAATAGTAGAAATAGTATAAAATCAATGTTAACTCATAAAAGAGTTATGGTAGGAGAAGAAGTAGTTTCACAATACAACTATATGCTTAAAGAAGGTCAAGTTGTAAGTATTGGAAAATCAAGAGTGCATAAACAAGATTTAAAAGGTGTTACAATTCTATATGAGGATAACGATATTTTAGTTGTAGAAAAGGATAAAGGTATATTGTCAGTAGCAACTGCTAAAGAAAAAGATAATACTGCATATACTATATTAAAAAATTATCTAAAAGAAGTAGATCCTAAAAATAAGATTTTTGTTGTACATCGTTTAGATAGAGACACATCTGGAGTTATGTTATTTGCTAAAACACCTAAAGCACAAGATATTTTACAAACTAACTGGAATGAAATGGTAAAAGAAAGAACCTATGTTGCATTAGTAGAAGGAGCTATGGAAAAAGAAACAGACACAATAGTTTCTTATATAGCTGAAAATAAAGCTTATGTATCTTATTCGACAACAAATGAAAATGAGGGTAAAAAAGCAGTTTCTACATATAAAGTATTAAAGAAAAATAAGAATTATTCATTAGTTGAAGTTAATATAGAAACTGGAAGAAAAAATCAAATTCGTGTTCATATGCAAGATATTGGACATAGTGTTGTTGGAGATAAAAAGTATGGTGCTACTAAAAATCCTATTAAGAGATTGGGACTACATGCACATTCAATAGTATTTGTACATCCTATAACTAAAGAGGTGTTTTCGTTTACAAGTAAAATACCAAATGAATTTTTATCACTTTTTAGATAA
- a CDS encoding restriction endonuclease gives MNYYIFRIDYSDRDYFKENLEKGILKQGWGLENLSLLDENGEERNQEEWVNACPEGWRDTDEARRYLRNKNSNLRKMLEMKEGDIILIPKFPEWNMFSLYRVKGEYYFDLEKIKGDYGHCIPVEVATKFSDEIDKYFTYNGNDATKVIHSKLRGYQKAINSVYNNEIISAIESLLQIKSIKEESQITEILRGIFEKNIKSMKNLNKEIFSIRPDDVEKIVEEIFVKQGYLVESRNSYDRKGGDSDRTFIKPLPILSEVNDEIGNCRVYVQIKKKDGICDEDDGIIQLEGIVDTKENIEGKENKFNNFYKVLVCTGEFSPRIKELAQEKNIILIDGIQLIRMCLKNI, from the coding sequence ATGAACTACTACATATTTAGAATTGATTATTCAGACAGGGATTATTTTAAGGAAAATTTGGAAAAAGGTATTTTAAAACAAGGTTGGGGTTTGGAGAATTTATCCTTACTTGATGAAAATGGAGAAGAGAGAAATCAAGAGGAATGGGTTAATGCTTGTCCAGAAGGTTGGAGAGATACTGACGAAGCTAGAAGATATCTTAGAAATAAAAACAGCAACCTAAGAAAAATGTTAGAGATGAAAGAGGGGGATATAATTCTTATTCCTAAATTTCCCGAGTGGAATATGTTTTCTTTATATAGAGTTAAAGGGGAATATTATTTTGATTTAGAGAAGATAAAAGGAGATTATGGACATTGTATTCCTGTTGAAGTTGCTACTAAATTTTCAGATGAGATAGATAAGTATTTTACTTATAATGGAAATGATGCAACTAAAGTAATTCACAGCAAGTTAAGAGGATATCAAAAGGCTATAAATAGTGTTTATAATAACGAGATAATTAGTGCTATTGAAAGTTTATTACAAATAAAAAGCATAAAAGAGGAATCTCAAATAACAGAGATTTTAAGAGGTATTTTTGAGAAAAATATCAAGAGTATGAAAAATCTAAATAAAGAGATCTTTTCAATTAGACCTGATGATGTTGAAAAAATAGTAGAAGAAATTTTTGTAAAACAAGGATATTTAGTTGAAAGTAGAAACTCATATGATAGAAAAGGTGGAGATTCTGATAGAACTTTTATAAAGCCTTTACCAATATTGAGTGAAGTAAATGATGAAATAGGTAACTGCAGAGTATACGTACAGATTAAGAAAAAAGATGGTATTTGCGATGAAGATGACGGAATTATTCAACTTGAGGGGATAGTTGACACTAAAGAAAATATTGAAGGGAAGGAAAATAAATTTAATAATTTTTATAAAGTTTTAGTATGTACAGGAGAATTTAGTCCTCGAATAAAAGAGTTGGCTCAAGAAAAAAATATTATTTTAATTGATGGAATCCAGCTTATAAGAATGTGTCTTAAAAATATTTAA
- a CDS encoding DUF6339 family protein, with protein sequence MKLYFMKEDALTYFKSNVENNLKNYSMKDNKWIYSKYENPFEEFRIQVSNFDLDMSSDRPEATDYNNVKIMYNNLKNISDSQATDERFWTGLSHTIFWKFLNYRCKINNSEVTKEKILNNYFFKQGQKRSLILNPLSRLWWIGRLTYDENSENPYYALEYLKTDFSTKVLTLFSSNYTNNPKIARAVLVALAELEKEYGKLERKKFLAIVRYINMLGGVVILDFLSQNELIEKIKIYYIEKFL encoded by the coding sequence ATGAAATTATATTTTATGAAAGAAGATGCTCTAACATATTTTAAAAGTAATGTCGAAAATAATTTAAAGAATTATAGTATGAAAGATAATAAATGGATTTATTCTAAATATGAAAATCCCTTTGAAGAGTTTAGAATACAAGTTTCCAATTTTGATTTAGATATGAGTTCTGATAGACCAGAAGCAACTGATTATAATAATGTAAAAATTATGTATAATAACTTAAAAAATATAAGTGATAGCCAAGCAACAGATGAAAGATTTTGGACAGGATTATCTCATACAATTTTTTGGAAATTTTTAAATTATAGGTGTAAAATAAATAATTCAGAAGTAACAAAAGAAAAAATACTAAACAATTATTTCTTTAAACAAGGACAAAAAAGAAGCTTGATTTTAAATCCTCTTTCAAGATTATGGTGGATAGGAAGACTAACATATGATGAAAATAGTGAAAATCCATACTATGCCTTAGAGTATTTAAAAACTGATTTCTCTACAAAAGTATTAACTCTATTTTCAAGTAATTATACTAATAATCCTAAAATAGCAAGAGCTGTATTAGTGGCTTTAGCTGAGTTGGAAAAAGAATATGGAAAATTAGAAAGAAAAAAATTTTTGGCAATAGTAAGATATATTAATATGTTAGGAGGGGTAGTAATTTTAGATTTTCTATCTCAAAATGAATTAATAGAAAAAATAAAAATATACTATATAGAAAAATTTTTATAA
- a CDS encoding toll/interleukin-1 receptor domain-containing protein, whose amino-acid sequence MSKGAKGIFEKEFNKIIIKINKALNRIRYILPYEYNYFDIKSCLERLYFFEYKELLDFKEYYDKKNLYLLKHNKKSRYFLPSIEIILKRKTSMKKLLKLEIKKEYQVNFKEEIVQKKYIELQKERELKNKSRYENLLKAQERVQKVEPEFLDKLLGLYFRKTTTQKEKMYLFSEIEKYFCKKTINFFRKIHDTEYNNQLRERAFKRLQEWGNYVRLRKGKFIVVKTKNKKRKKFIKEIYKFQISNIEKTPFELEKRIEESLDQKLKIYDYFISHSSKNFLFVQKLKDKLNSKGKSIYCDWISDNHYLKRTLVGEATKLVINKRLEQSKYLILIDTKEARNSIWVKYELNYFYNLKKKIYVWNISSKEIEELTELWFIDEHYLNLKLY is encoded by the coding sequence ATGTCTAAAGGTGCAAAGGGAATTTTTGAAAAAGAATTTAATAAAATAATTATAAAAATAAATAAAGCATTAAATAGAATTAGATATATATTACCATATGAGTATAATTATTTTGATATTAAAAGTTGCTTGGAGAGATTATACTTTTTCGAATATAAAGAATTGCTAGATTTTAAAGAATATTATGATAAAAAGAATTTATATTTACTTAAACATAATAAAAAATCAAGATATTTTTTACCTAGCATAGAAATAATTTTAAAAAGAAAAACCTCAATGAAAAAATTATTAAAATTAGAAATAAAAAAAGAGTATCAAGTAAATTTCAAGGAAGAAATAGTTCAAAAAAAATATATAGAATTACAAAAAGAAAGAGAGCTAAAAAATAAAAGTCGTTATGAAAATTTATTAAAAGCACAAGAAAGAGTACAAAAAGTCGAGCCTGAATTTCTAGATAAACTTTTAGGACTTTATTTTAGAAAAACTACAACCCAAAAAGAAAAAATGTATTTATTTAGTGAAATAGAGAAGTATTTTTGTAAAAAGACTATTAATTTTTTTAGAAAAATACATGATACTGAATACAATAATCAACTTAGAGAAAGAGCATTTAAAAGGCTTCAAGAATGGGGAAATTATGTAAGATTAAGAAAAGGTAAATTTATAGTTGTTAAAACTAAAAATAAAAAGAGAAAAAAATTTATAAAAGAAATATATAAATTTCAAATTAGTAATATTGAAAAAACACCTTTTGAATTAGAAAAAAGAATTGAAGAAAGTTTAGACCAAAAATTAAAGATATATGATTATTTTATTTCCCATAGTAGTAAAAATTTTTTATTTGTACAAAAGCTTAAAGATAAATTAAATTCCAAAGGAAAGAGTATTTATTGTGATTGGATAAGTGACAACCATTATTTAAAAAGAACTCTAGTCGGAGAAGCAACAAAACTTGTAATAAATAAAAGATTAGAACAATCTAAGTATCTTATTTTAATAGATACAAAAGAAGCAAGAAATTCTATTTGGGTTAAATATGAATTAAACTATTTCTATAATTTAAAAAAGAAAATATATGTTTGGAATATATCAAGTAAAGAAATAGAAGAATTGACAGAATTATGGTTTATAGATGAGCATTATTTAAATTTAAAATTATACTAA
- a CDS encoding TIR domain-containing protein — translation MAHKTFISYKFSEATELRDNIITALGKEYGKYYQGETSDSPNLTDTSTEYIKKVLKDMIFNTTVTIVIISPKIKESKWIDWEIEYSLKKIKRDEKTSSINGIIGVIKKEKNSYDWFIEEGTNIHGQSTIKYKMEKLYNIISKNHFNSNPPKWHCSKCKTYDYLKGSYITFVKEEEFLKNPQKYIENAYNKSQDDGLGYELTRKRDI, via the coding sequence ATGGCACATAAAACATTTATTTCATATAAATTTAGTGAAGCAACTGAATTAAGAGATAATATAATAACGGCTTTAGGAAAAGAATATGGTAAATACTATCAAGGGGAAACTAGTGATTCACCTAATTTAACAGATACAAGTACAGAATATATAAAAAAAGTTTTAAAAGATATGATTTTTAATACAACTGTAACAATTGTTATAATATCACCAAAAATAAAAGAAAGTAAATGGATTGATTGGGAAATTGAATATTCTTTAAAAAAAATCAAAAGAGATGAAAAGACTTCATCTATTAATGGTATAATTGGAGTTATAAAAAAAGAAAAAAATTCATATGATTGGTTTATAGAAGAAGGAACCAATATTCATGGACAATCAACAATTAAGTATAAAATGGAAAAACTGTATAATATTATTTCAAAAAATCATTTTAATTCTAATCCACCAAAATGGCATTGTAGTAAATGTAAAACATATGATTATTTAAAAGGCTCATATATAACATTTGTTAAAGAAGAAGAATTCCTAAAAAATCCTCAAAAATATATTGAAAATGCATATAATAAAAGCCAAGATGATGGTTTAGGTTATGAATTGACAAGAAAAAGGGATATATAA
- a CDS encoding SIR2 family protein, which produces MNKDIKSFIKKYVDEIKNKNAALFIGAGFSKPVGFINWKELLKDMADELNLDVDKENDLISLAQYYCNKKGGNRFYINQTIKNNFSSTNNNSKNHEIIARLPIFSYWTTNYDTLIEEALKSNHRIPDVKRKNADLSLTEPNRDSIVYKMHGDISSPNEAIIIKEDYETYDRKFLPFVNTLKGDLISKTFLFLGFSFTDPNINYILSRIKVEYDEGNVRQHYAILKKLELSEFKNEDEYKYFENKFSLFIEDLKRYQIEVLLIDSYSEITLILEEIEKKLNQNTIFISGSATSYEPYSPEEAKNFIRDLSKELIKKNYNIVSGFGLGVGSEVIVGALEELYMNTKQINENRLLLRPFPQGIQDDETRKLLWTKYRKDMISHSGITLFLFGNKLFNEDIILANGMEEEYKISKENGNIIIPIGLTGYVAKNIYTELSKINPKYFEENKKLFDKLNNGTSLDKELINTILELLKTIIK; this is translated from the coding sequence ATGAATAAAGATATTAAAAGTTTCATAAAAAAATATGTAGATGAAATAAAAAATAAAAATGCTGCCCTGTTTATAGGGGCAGGATTTTCAAAGCCTGTAGGCTTTATTAATTGGAAAGAATTATTAAAAGATATGGCTGATGAATTGAATTTAGATGTAGATAAAGAAAATGATTTAATCAGCTTAGCTCAATATTATTGTAATAAAAAAGGAGGAAATAGATTTTATATTAATCAAACTATAAAAAATAATTTTTCTAGTACTAATAATAATAGCAAAAATCATGAAATTATAGCTAGACTACCAATATTTTCTTATTGGACAACAAATTATGATACTCTAATAGAAGAAGCATTAAAAAGTAATCATAGAATACCTGATGTGAAAAGAAAAAATGCAGACTTATCATTAACTGAACCAAATAGAGATTCAATAGTTTATAAGATGCATGGAGATATATCTTCTCCAAATGAAGCTATAATTATTAAAGAAGATTATGAAACATATGATAGGAAATTTCTTCCTTTTGTTAATACATTAAAAGGGGATTTAATTTCAAAAACTTTTTTATTTTTAGGATTTAGCTTTACAGACCCTAATATTAATTATATTTTGAGTAGAATAAAAGTAGAATATGATGAAGGAAATGTAAGACAACATTATGCGATTTTAAAGAAACTTGAATTAAGTGAATTTAAAAATGAAGATGAATATAAATATTTTGAAAATAAATTTTCCTTATTTATAGAAGATTTAAAGAGATATCAAATAGAAGTATTATTAATAGATAGTTATTCAGAAATTACTTTGATTTTAGAAGAAATAGAAAAAAAATTAAATCAAAATACGATATTTATTTCAGGAAGTGCAACTTCATATGAGCCTTATAGTCCTGAAGAAGCAAAAAATTTCATAAGAGATTTAAGTAAGGAGCTAATTAAAAAAAATTATAATATAGTTTCAGGTTTTGGATTAGGAGTAGGAAGTGAAGTTATAGTTGGAGCTTTAGAAGAATTATATATGAATACAAAACAAATCAATGAGAATAGACTTTTATTAAGACCTTTTCCTCAAGGGATTCAAGATGATGAAACACGAAAATTATTATGGACAAAATATAGGAAAGATATGATTTCTCATTCTGGGATAACACTATTTTTATTTGGAAATAAATTATTTAATGAGGATATTATTTTAGCAAATGGAATGGAAGAAGAATATAAAATTTCTAAAGAGAATGGTAATATTATCATTCCAATTGGATTGACAGGTTATGTTGCTAAAAATATTTATACAGAATTATCTAAAATTAATCCAAAGTATTTTGAAGAAAATAAAAAGTTATTTGACAAATTAAATAATGGAACAAGTTTAGATAAAGAATTAATAAATACTATTTTAGAATTATTAAAAACAATTATAAAATAA
- a CDS encoding AAA family ATPase — protein sequence MENFIKLIKAEIKNIKNVKHGIIDFKTNITGIYGQNGSGKTALVDSTNILKAYLLGRKLDPFYDLINIEAKTCSLNFTFEVEIDKKKYKIFLEITLKKIKKIVENEEVNGVIVDKEIIKYSEIIGEKATSKKVLIGSTKKEVLKNSENFKKLLLDEEEKINLMVIKKVIENESTSFLFTEELMKVLIKYKENYQEIINIILSLKKFGVSDLIVITNENLGIINMNNIFPLNVRTNKSFGSFFITEQNIVIDETMCVELHRVIEQINIVLHSIIPNMSLDLFEKNKEFVEQNRINVVFQLISIRDGKKIPFKNESEGIKKIVSILSAIIATYHNKGICLVVDELDSGIFEYLLGELLSILDEGIKGQLIFTSHNLRVLEKLDKDSLVFTTVNEENRYLRLKNIKPSNNLRDVYIREMTMQEQNEILYDETNNGDIEFALYEAGVLDAKK from the coding sequence ATGGAGAATTTTATTAAATTAATTAAAGCTGAGATAAAAAATATAAAAAATGTTAAACATGGGATAATTGATTTTAAAACTAATATTACAGGGATATACGGACAAAATGGTTCTGGGAAAACTGCTTTAGTGGATTCTACTAATATATTAAAAGCTTATTTATTAGGAAGAAAATTAGACCCTTTTTATGATTTAATTAATATTGAAGCCAAGACTTGTAGTCTAAATTTTACATTTGAAGTTGAGATAGATAAAAAGAAATATAAAATCTTTTTAGAAATAACTTTGAAAAAAATAAAGAAAATTGTTGAAAATGAAGAAGTTAATGGAGTTATTGTAGATAAGGAAATTATAAAGTATTCTGAAATTATTGGAGAAAAAGCAACAAGTAAAAAAGTTTTAATTGGAAGTACTAAAAAAGAAGTTTTAAAGAATAGTGAAAATTTTAAAAAATTACTTTTAGATGAAGAAGAAAAAATTAATTTAATGGTTATAAAAAAGGTAATTGAAAATGAATCAACTTCATTTTTATTTACAGAAGAATTGATGAAAGTACTAATTAAATATAAAGAAAATTATCAAGAAATAATCAATATAATTTTATCTTTGAAAAAATTTGGAGTAAGTGATTTAATTGTAATTACAAATGAAAATTTAGGTATTATTAATATGAATAATATATTTCCTTTGAATGTAAGAACTAATAAAAGTTTTGGAAGTTTTTTTATTACCGAGCAAAATATAGTAATTGATGAAACAATGTGTGTTGAGCTTCATAGAGTTATAGAACAGATAAATATTGTGTTACATTCAATAATTCCAAATATGAGTTTAGATTTATTTGAAAAAAATAAAGAGTTTGTAGAACAAAATAGGATAAATGTGGTCTTTCAACTAATTTCTATAAGAGATGGAAAGAAAATTCCATTTAAAAATGAATCAGAGGGAATAAAAAAAATTGTATCTATCCTAAGTGCTATAATAGCCACTTATCATAATAAAGGGATATGCTTGGTAGTTGATGAACTAGATTCTGGAATATTTGAATATTTACTTGGGGAACTATTATCCATATTAGATGAAGGTATTAAAGGACAATTAATCTTTACTTCTCATAATTTAAGGGTATTAGAAAAATTAGATAAGGATTCTCTTGTATTTACAACAGTTAACGAAGAAAATAGATATCTTAGATTGAAAAATATCAAACCAAGCAATAACTTAAGAGATGTGTATATTAGAGAAATGACTATGCAGGAACAAAATGAGATTTTATATGATGAAACAAATAATGGAGATATTGAATTTGCTCTATATGAGGCAGGTGTATTAGATGCCAAAAAATAG
- a CDS encoding acetyltransferase → MRNYFILDEEKFSNGEFGILAYFALSTKVLYLPEELSKSQRKKIDGLYNGVSEVSTFLIGQIGKNDKNKDKVSGAEILQYACDYIEEASEIIAGRVILVELKDNPKLINFYRENNFKLLKNSTENEEKLLQMIKII, encoded by the coding sequence GTGAGAAATTATTTTATTTTAGATGAAGAAAAATTTTCAAATGGAGAATTTGGTATTTTAGCATACTTTGCATTGTCTACAAAAGTTCTTTATTTACCTGAAGAGCTGTCTAAAAGTCAAAGAAAGAAAATAGATGGATTATATAATGGAGTTTCAGAAGTTTCAACTTTTCTAATTGGACAAATTGGAAAAAATGATAAAAATAAGGATAAAGTATCAGGAGCAGAAATTTTACAATATGCTTGTGACTATATAGAAGAAGCTAGTGAAATTATAGCAGGACGTGTAATTTTAGTAGAGTTAAAAGATAATCCTAAGCTAATTAATTTCTATAGAGAAAATAATTTTAAATTATTAAAGAATAGTACAGAAAATGAAGAAAAGCTGTTACAAATGATAAAAATTATATGA
- the mobC gene encoding plasmid mobilization relaxosome protein MobC: MKNKSFKFTVILSADDHYKLVYKAKEMNLSQADLIRELVRRSLIDDIKELNLFVDDLRKLTRNLSNNLNQISKKVNSKILLDELLEAKKLNEEITKIWQLLKS; this comes from the coding sequence ATGAAAAATAAATCTTTTAAATTTACTGTTATTTTAAGTGCCGATGACCATTATAAATTAGTATATAAGGCAAAGGAAATGAACTTAAGCCAAGCTGATTTAATTAGAGAACTTGTTAGAAGAAGTTTAATTGATGACATTAAAGAACTTAATTTATTTGTAGATGATTTAAGAAAACTTACAAGAAACTTATCCAATAATTTAAATCAGATTTCTAAAAAAGTTAATAGTAAAATATTACTTGATGAATTACTGGAAGCTAAAAAATTAAATGAGGAGATTACTAAAATATGGCAATTATTAAAGTCGTAA